GGTCTCGCCTTCGGAAATCAGCGTCGATTCCTCACCACTTCCGCCGGTAAAGGTTTTGGTCGCGTCGGCTTTGATGTCGGTGGCGTTCAGGGTCATCGTCTCGCCCGCGGCACTGGTCACGTTGCGATCCGCCATCAGTGTGACGTCGCCGCCACTGTTAATGGTCACGCCTTCCTGGCCGGACAGGTGCAGGTGGCCCATCGAGTTCACCGACAGGGACTGGCGGGCGTTAATGCGCAAGCTGTCCTCGTCAGGGGTGATCACCAGATCAGGCGTTTTGGACGGGGCTTTCGCCTCTTTCGGATCCTCGATATGCACGACCAGACCGCCGGGTGTCGTAATGACAAGGCGTCCCTCAGATTGATCATAGCTGATGTCGAGCGGGGTTTTTGTGCTCAAGTCACTCATAATGCGTCTCCTTCAATAGCACTATCAGACCAGAAATTCACTGCGATATAAAGAGAAATGGTATCGCGACCTCTATTATTAGCAGTCGGCCGCAAGAATCGGATTTGCTGACCGAATAGCGGGTTAGTCGGTGTAGGACGGCCACGTATCCGTCAGCCGGTAGCCTTCGGGCCAAGGATCGTCAGGATCAAGCATGTGCTGACGGGTGCCAGTGATCCAAGCGCGGCCGGTGATCTCAGGGATGATGGCAGGCGTGTCCCCAACCGTGGTGACATCCCCAACCTCACCTTCGGCATGGCAGGAAACGACGTGGATGGTTTTGCTGCTGCGCATATCGGGCCCAAACGTGCGGGATCAGTCCTGACAATGGTCAAGGCATTGCACGATGGCAACGGCAGTCAGGCCATGTCAGGTGCGATGTGTTTAGTTTGTGATCTGCGGCAAACGCGATGTCACGACGCCGGTGGAGCGGGTCTGCCCGCCGACTTTGACGAATTTGGATTTGGCGTTCGACGTCTGCAATTGCCGGATCATCCTGTCGACCGAGGGCCCCATAGCGACGCCAAGGGCAACCTCGCGACTGCCGCGCTGACCACTCGATGACATTACAGATGCGATCTGCGGGCCTTGGTGGGTCATCACGAAGACAGGTGCACCGGAGGAGCCGAAGTCGATGTCGCAGGTATAGTGCAACACATCCGCAGCAGCGTGGGTCATCTTGCACCCGTCTTCCAGTGACGGCGCCTCGGACCGCCCGCGCGCATAGGAGACGACCATCACGCGGTCATTGGCAGACGGCTTGCGATGGGTGCGGAACGGCTGGATCGCGGCGCTGTTGATCGGGTGCTCCAACTCGATCACGGCCACATCGGTGGCAATTTCGGAATAGGTGTTGGTGCCGCCGCCATAGTCATACTCTGGATGCACCACAAAGCGCTTGCCGTTGCGGTTGGCGGCAGATCGCCCTTGGCGGTAACCGGCGCGAAAGACGATATCCTCTGCGTCACGAAGCCTGCCAGTGCGATTGTCGTAAACGCAATGCGCCGCCGTCAGCACCAAGGTTTGCGAGATCAATGCGCCAGTGCAAAAGCCCGACCGCCCCAGATCAAGCCGTCCCACCGCTTGCCAAGGCAACACCTCAGACGGCGTGTCCAAGGCCTGATGGGGGGATGCTTCTTTGGCCACAAGAGACGGCTGCGCCGAAGCGCAGAGCATCAAAAGAGAAAGTAGAACGCGTTTCATGGGCGCGAGCTTTACGCGCCCAATTTGGCAGGATTAGGGCCTCAGAGGGACAATTGGTCCAAGAGACGCGCAGCCTCCGCATGGCAGTCAGCCAATTTGCTGCGATCCTCGCCCGGATAAAACCGCCCACGTGTCGCAGTCG
Above is a window of Litoreibacter janthinus DNA encoding:
- a CDS encoding trypsin-like serine peptidase — translated: MKRVLLSLLMLCASAQPSLVAKEASPHQALDTPSEVLPWQAVGRLDLGRSGFCTGALISQTLVLTAAHCVYDNRTGRLRDAEDIVFRAGYRQGRSAANRNGKRFVVHPEYDYGGGTNTYSEIATDVAVIELEHPINSAAIQPFRTHRKPSANDRVMVVSYARGRSEAPSLEDGCKMTHAAADVLHYTCDIDFGSSGAPVFVMTHQGPQIASVMSSSGQRGSREVALGVAMGPSVDRMIRQLQTSNAKSKFVKVGGQTRSTGVVTSRLPQITN
- a CDS encoding proline racemase family protein, which translates into the protein MHVVSCHAEGEVGDVTTVGDTPAIIPEITGRAWITGTRQHMLDPDDPWPEGYRLTDTWPSYTD